In Streptomyces sp. HUAS ZL42, the DNA window CCGCCTGCCAGAACCACAATGCGCATGGGAGCAGTCTTGCAGGCGGGTACGACAACGTGTCAGGCAGTCACGACGTCGACCTCGTCGTACTCCGCCGGGGGCGCGCACCTGGCCGAATGCGCCGAATGCGTGGTGTGCATCGGCATCTCGGTCAGCCCCGGGTAGTAGACGTGCAGGCTCACGGCCGGCTCCAGCGCGTCGTTCACCACCTCGTGCACGTACCCGGGCGCGAACACCCGCTGCGCACCCGCCTCCAACGCGCGCGTGCCCCGCTCGGTGTGCTCGGTCAGGGTGCCGTCCAGGACGGTCAGCACACCGGAGGAGCGGCCGTGGTCGTGCAGCCCGCTGCCCTGCCCCGGCACCCAGCTCAGCAGCCAGACCTCGTAGCCGGGGCCGGTGCGCAGGCGGTGGTACCAGCGGGAGGTCGCGTCGTACTGGACGAGGTGCTCCCACTGCGAGCGGTCGGCGGCGATGGAGCGGGCCAGGCCG includes these proteins:
- a CDS encoding cysteine dioxygenase family protein produces the protein MNSDSDLQIAGDILEVPHLLQAPREHPATVAEFVGLARSIAADRSQWEHLVQYDATSRWYHRLRTGPGYEVWLLSWVPGQGSGLHDHGRSSGVLTVLDGTLTEHTERGTRALEAGAQRVFAPGYVHEVVNDALEPAVSLHVYYPGLTEMPMHTTHSAHSARCAPPAEYDEVDVVTA